In [Leptolyngbya] sp. PCC 7376, a genomic segment contains:
- the lipA gene encoding lipoyl synthase encodes MPTPRDRPSTLPTQPLPKWVKAPLGKASEISTVQRIIKQRGIHTICEEGKCPNRGECYANKTATFLLMGPTCTRACAFCQVDKGHEPMPLDQDEAAKVAESVQLLGLDYVVLTSVARDDLADGGADWFVKVMEAIRVSNPLTLIEVLTPDFWSGKGRETSQKERVEAVVTANPACYNHNIETVERLQDKVRRGAKYGRSLRVLELVKEFNPDIPTKSGLMLGHGETKDEVVEAIQDLRKVDCDRLTLGQYLRPSLEHLPVQKYWTPEEFEELGAIAREMGFSHVRSGPLVRSSYHAGEP; translated from the coding sequence ATGCCAACCCCACGTGATCGTCCTTCTACTCTGCCGACTCAACCTCTCCCAAAATGGGTAAAGGCTCCCCTCGGTAAAGCCAGTGAAATTTCGACAGTGCAACGCATCATTAAGCAACGCGGCATTCACACGATTTGCGAAGAGGGAAAATGTCCGAATCGGGGCGAATGTTATGCCAATAAAACGGCAACTTTTCTGCTGATGGGGCCAACCTGTACCCGTGCTTGTGCCTTTTGTCAGGTGGATAAAGGGCATGAACCAATGCCTCTGGATCAAGACGAAGCAGCAAAAGTGGCAGAGTCGGTGCAGCTATTAGGCTTGGATTACGTGGTGCTCACCTCAGTCGCGCGAGATGACCTTGCGGATGGTGGTGCAGATTGGTTTGTGAAAGTGATGGAGGCCATTCGTGTTAGTAATCCACTCACTTTAATCGAAGTTTTAACACCAGATTTTTGGAGTGGTAAGGGACGAGAAACCAGCCAAAAAGAAAGGGTCGAAGCTGTAGTAACGGCCAATCCGGCTTGTTACAACCACAATATTGAAACGGTAGAACGGCTACAGGATAAGGTGCGACGCGGGGCAAAGTATGGGCGATCGCTACGAGTTTTAGAACTCGTTAAAGAATTTAATCCTGACATTCCGACAAAATCAGGATTAATGCTTGGGCATGGTGAGACGAAAGATGAAGTTGTTGAAGCGATACAGGATTTGAGAAAAGTAGACTGCGATCGCCTCACTTTAGGTCAATATCTAAGACCCTCCCTTGAACATTTACCAGTGCAAAAATATTGGACACCCGAAGAGTTTGAAGAGCTAGGGGCGATCGCCAGAGAGATGGGCTTTAGCCATGTTCGCTCAGGGCCTTTGGTGCGGAGTTCTTACCATGCAGGCGAGCCATAA
- a CDS encoding DUF4149 domain-containing protein, producing MNTSSIKRPIFTIDWNLVVMVVLGFWLSASFLLDAVIVPVLFSTGMMADTGFISAGYVLFGVFNRLELVCAAIILTAFFIFRTQNNFGDRRGLNALVIASVLLNIALAYTYVLTPQISGWGLEMETITVPPTMPQPMIWLHACYWVLELTKFALGLTLWRWCYKKNCAIA from the coding sequence ATGAATACCTCATCAATTAAACGCCCAATATTTACTATCGACTGGAACCTTGTCGTGATGGTGGTATTGGGTTTCTGGCTAAGCGCGTCTTTTTTATTGGATGCTGTGATTGTACCCGTATTATTCTCGACGGGGATGATGGCAGATACCGGATTTATTAGTGCTGGCTACGTGCTCTTTGGCGTATTTAATCGCCTTGAACTAGTCTGCGCCGCAATTATTCTTACCGCATTTTTTATTTTTCGAACTCAAAATAATTTTGGCGATCGCCGTGGCCTGAATGCCTTGGTTATCGCGAGTGTTTTATTAAATATAGCCCTCGCCTATACCTATGTTCTGACCCCACAAATTAGCGGTTGGGGACTAGAAATGGAAACCATAACCGTTCCTCCCACCATGCCGCAACCGATGATTTGGCTGCACGCTTGTTACTGGGTTTTGGAGCTCACTAAATTTGCTCTGGGCCTAACCCTCTGGCGATGGTGTTACAAAAAAAATTGTGCGATCGCCTAG
- a CDS encoding AI-2E family transporter, with protein MNFRKWSGFIVFLGSLYILWQLREFLLLLLTAVILANALNVLVVKLQSLSATLAKKFNQPRFCLGRSYAVFASLFLVGFVIWLAFTIVIPPFIGQFQILFEKLNSGLYQIDDWVEIQIIQIEQNLNIDVSEQMPDFTGLIEQIPTLFNELLGRGWTFFSDSLKVLLNILLLVVLTLMFLADPQPYRRGFIRLFPSFYRRRIDEILTLCDEDLRGWVAGIMFNMFCIGVCSFLGLSALRLSLALPQAILAGLLTFIPNIGPALSVVPPIMIALLEDPWKVWAVILLYFGIQQLEGNLLTPWVMSRQVSLLPAVTLLAQVLFAVSLQLGFLGLFLALPLTVIAQVLVREILIKDILDPWQEINGLAPAGNVAMLEPAALPSENIAELTTDGQPKEPHENETSQSDDDAD; from the coding sequence GTGAATTTTCGCAAATGGAGTGGCTTTATCGTCTTTCTGGGATCGCTCTATATCCTTTGGCAGCTCCGAGAATTTCTATTGCTACTGCTCACGGCAGTGATTTTGGCCAATGCCCTCAATGTGCTCGTAGTCAAACTCCAGAGCCTCAGTGCAACCCTTGCTAAAAAATTTAATCAGCCTCGTTTTTGTTTGGGGCGATCATATGCTGTCTTTGCCTCACTCTTTTTAGTAGGGTTTGTGATTTGGCTGGCATTTACCATCGTTATCCCGCCGTTTATTGGGCAGTTTCAGATTTTGTTTGAAAAACTCAATTCTGGTTTGTATCAAATTGATGATTGGGTTGAAATCCAGATCATTCAGATCGAGCAAAATCTCAATATTGATGTCAGTGAGCAAATGCCCGATTTTACCGGATTGATTGAGCAAATCCCGACATTATTCAATGAACTACTGGGACGTGGTTGGACGTTCTTTTCAGACTCCCTTAAAGTCTTGCTGAATATTTTATTGCTGGTTGTCTTGACCTTAATGTTCCTTGCGGATCCACAACCCTATCGCCGAGGCTTTATTCGATTATTCCCCTCCTTTTATCGTCGTCGCATTGATGAAATTTTGACCCTCTGCGATGAAGATCTGAGGGGTTGGGTCGCAGGCATCATGTTCAATATGTTCTGTATTGGCGTGTGTAGCTTTTTAGGCTTGTCGGCACTTAGATTGTCATTGGCTTTACCCCAAGCGATTTTGGCTGGACTACTCACGTTTATCCCCAATATTGGCCCTGCGCTAAGTGTTGTCCCACCGATTATGATTGCTCTCCTCGAAGATCCGTGGAAAGTCTGGGCTGTCATTCTTTTATATTTTGGTATTCAGCAGCTTGAAGGAAATTTACTGACACCTTGGGTGATGTCTAGGCAGGTTTCATTGTTGCCTGCAGTGACTTTGTTGGCGCAGGTATTGTTTGCTGTCTCGCTGCAACTGGGTTTTCTAGGATTATTTTTGGCATTACCGCTCACCGTTATTGCACAAGTTTTGGTGAGAGAAATTTTAATAAAAGATATTCTTGATCCTTGGCAAGAAATTAATGGGTTAGCACCGGCTGGGAATGTGGCAATGTTAGAGCCAGCGGCTCTGCCATCAGAAAATATTGCAGAATTAACGACTGACGGCCAGCCGAAAGAACCACACGAGAATGAAACTTCTCAGTCGGACGATGATGCCGATTAA
- a CDS encoding mechanosensitive ion channel family protein, which translates to MTDLLIQFRPVGIDILTVMAQIVIFLIVIFIVRYLAFNTIERLSQWFPDTPLNPLGVTKVVFRKGLNIIVFVGLGFIVSVNSYLFYTSESILAYMQGLVFGVPRGQWQSFGIGIFKSLLLLLLTALIIASLRPWSERLGNRLKTSQQNEANEQSLNKLLWAVELSLETGLWLLALVICLEFVFLPDKAIAYFYVALECYLLTCLGVICVYGIFTLIDTLNALADPYIAEHPNSLLRFYPRFRYLIRLTKRCLEYGVFIAIGGLIFTQLPWFKPLAIYSVTINQLIAIILGTGICVELANISIEEFLLRHDNLDFSQRRRRLTFIPPLQNIVRYLIYFGSGVAILSVLKVDPTPVLAGAGIVGLALSLGTQNLINDLVNGFTILLQNYYLIGDFVETDNATGVVEAMDLRVTRFRSPDGRLHIVRNGDIKTIVNYSKEYVYAVVLVGVDYDSDLDHVYGVLTEVGKQVKELHSDVLEPTRIDGLDNFSESELTIRTSTKVKPGRHLPVQRLVRKLIKEAFDRENVEIPFARRVLILKNDTSENVEKIKDVTDKLEN; encoded by the coding sequence ATGACAGATCTACTCATTCAATTCAGACCAGTGGGGATAGATATTCTTACTGTGATGGCTCAGATAGTCATTTTTCTAATCGTGATTTTTATTGTTCGCTATCTTGCTTTCAATACGATTGAGCGTCTCTCACAATGGTTTCCTGATACTCCTCTAAATCCTTTAGGCGTTACTAAAGTTGTCTTTAGAAAAGGTCTAAACATCATCGTTTTTGTGGGTTTAGGCTTTATTGTTTCCGTTAATAGCTATTTGTTTTACACCAGCGAATCTATATTGGCTTACATGCAAGGCTTAGTCTTTGGTGTACCAAGGGGACAATGGCAATCTTTTGGGATTGGAATTTTTAAGAGTTTGTTATTGCTGTTACTAACGGCATTAATTATTGCCTCCCTTAGGCCTTGGTCAGAACGGCTAGGAAATCGCCTCAAAACATCACAGCAAAATGAAGCAAACGAGCAGAGTCTTAATAAGCTTTTATGGGCGGTAGAGCTGAGTTTAGAGACAGGTCTATGGTTACTCGCACTGGTGATTTGCTTAGAATTCGTGTTTTTGCCAGATAAGGCGATCGCCTACTTCTATGTGGCATTGGAATGCTATTTACTCACTTGCCTTGGCGTAATTTGTGTCTATGGCATCTTTACACTGATTGATACCCTCAATGCCTTAGCCGATCCTTACATTGCTGAACATCCCAACTCCCTTTTACGATTTTATCCACGGTTTCGATATCTTATTCGTCTGACCAAACGATGCTTAGAATATGGTGTTTTTATCGCGATTGGCGGACTGATTTTTACACAGTTACCTTGGTTTAAACCCCTTGCGATTTATTCCGTTACCATTAACCAACTCATCGCTATCATCTTGGGGACAGGCATCTGTGTTGAGTTGGCCAATATTTCCATCGAAGAGTTTTTATTACGCCATGACAACCTCGATTTTTCGCAACGTCGCCGTCGCCTTACCTTTATTCCTCCCCTACAAAATATTGTTCGTTACCTAATTTATTTTGGGTCTGGGGTTGCGATTCTTAGTGTTTTGAAAGTTGACCCAACCCCTGTGTTAGCTGGTGCTGGTATTGTCGGTCTTGCCCTCAGTTTGGGTACTCAAAATCTCATTAATGATCTGGTTAATGGCTTTACGATTTTGCTGCAAAACTATTATTTGATTGGCGATTTTGTGGAGACAGACAATGCAACAGGTGTGGTGGAAGCGATGGATCTACGGGTCACCCGTTTTCGCTCACCGGATGGCCGGTTACATATCGTTCGTAACGGTGACATTAAAACCATCGTGAATTATTCCAAGGAATATGTATATGCTGTGGTGCTTGTAGGGGTAGATTATGACTCCGATTTAGATCATGTGTATGGCGTTCTGACCGAAGTTGGTAAACAGGTAAAGGAACTTCATTCGGATGTGTTGGAGCCGACACGTATTGATGGTCTGGATAATTTTTCGGAGTCAGAACTGACGATCCGCACCTCAACGAAAGTGAAACCGGGAAGACATTTACCTGTTCAGCGTCTTGTCCGCAAGCTCATTAAAGAAGCTTTTGATCGTGAAAATGTAGAGATTCCTTTTGCGCGGCGTGTCCTAATTCTTAAAAATGACACATCAGAAAATGTAGAAAAAATCAAGGATGTGACGGATAAGTTAGAGAATTAG
- a CDS encoding HNH endonuclease yields MGKVLVLNASYEPLNITSWRRAVVLLLKDKAESLEHNGRVVHRNFPLPTVIRLRQYIKIPYREIPLTRKNILERDRQTCQYCLKRGEQLTLDHILPKSRGGADSWENLVTACMRCNVHKGNRTPKEAEMSLNTKPRKPYSSLYFELVKHTRGEANKEWKKYVIGMNDVN; encoded by the coding sequence ATGGGCAAAGTATTGGTTCTCAATGCCTCCTATGAGCCGCTCAATATTACGAGCTGGCGACGGGCGGTAGTGTTGTTGCTCAAGGACAAAGCAGAAAGCCTCGAACATAATGGCCGCGTTGTTCACCGAAATTTTCCGCTGCCGACCGTTATTCGTCTGCGCCAATACATTAAAATCCCCTACCGCGAGATCCCTCTCACCCGTAAAAATATTTTGGAGCGCGATCGCCAAACCTGTCAATACTGCCTAAAGCGAGGCGAACAACTCACTCTCGACCACATCCTCCCGAAATCGCGGGGTGGCGCAGATAGCTGGGAAAATCTGGTGACTGCCTGTATGCGATGCAATGTCCACAAAGGCAATCGCACACCGAAAGAAGCCGAGATGAGCCTCAATACAAAACCTCGTAAGCCTTACAGCAGTCTGTACTTCGAGCTAGTTAAGCATACCCGTGGCGAGGCAAACAAAGAGTGGAAAAAATATGTGATTGGGATGAATGACGTTAACTAA
- a CDS encoding DUF3747 domain-containing protein translates to MFKTALPLKCLAIAATTVATTFVPFQSAQSQSIFGEDSINQSQMAAVAVPLKSGDFNLLVIEQFEGKRACWSESGSSPTVIDPLLLNFVFTSDCRRSTDSNGYSMRIDGEDLGTKYLLQMKRSENNVRLIATPSDRSKPEILIGQTNGLADDYLKIDLLPGWDFTRRTYENKPLGHFYFSADGTQVVTLESGSTGGGTVVVTPPPVDETPDDTAASRFTDIGGDIYRSEIEQAVSVGFIAGFNDNTFRPTESLTREQLVSMAIESLKVVPNSNIQVASQGSSFPDVASNRWSAGKIAWAQQNNIVSGYKDGTFRPTQQVTRAELMAILRRTAEYANQLQGKGATLAATSTAFSFVDLDGHWANDLTTQMSTYCNAATPYQESGDRFLPDTASQRNYAAAATLRTIRCATN, encoded by the coding sequence ATGTTTAAGACTGCTCTACCGTTGAAATGTTTGGCGATCGCCGCGACTACTGTTGCTACAACTTTTGTTCCGTTCCAGAGTGCACAATCCCAAAGTATCTTTGGGGAAGACAGCATTAACCAAAGCCAAATGGCAGCGGTGGCAGTGCCTCTCAAATCCGGTGACTTTAATCTCCTCGTGATTGAGCAATTTGAAGGGAAGCGGGCTTGTTGGTCAGAATCCGGTAGCAGCCCCACCGTCATTGATCCTTTACTGCTCAACTTTGTTTTTACCAGTGATTGCCGTCGTAGCACCGACAGTAACGGCTATTCGATGCGGATTGATGGCGAAGATTTGGGGACAAAATATTTGCTCCAGATGAAACGCTCCGAGAATAACGTTCGTTTGATTGCGACCCCGAGTGATCGTTCTAAACCTGAAATTCTCATTGGTCAAACCAATGGTCTTGCTGACGATTATCTAAAAATTGATCTCTTACCCGGTTGGGACTTCACCCGCCGTACTTACGAAAATAAGCCCCTCGGACATTTCTACTTCTCTGCTGATGGGACTCAAGTTGTGACGCTTGAATCTGGCTCTACTGGCGGTGGTACTGTGGTCGTTACGCCTCCTCCCGTAGATGAAACGCCTGATGATACTGCGGCATCTCGTTTTACTGATATTGGTGGCGATATTTACCGCAGCGAAATTGAGCAAGCGGTTAGCGTTGGCTTTATTGCGGGCTTTAATGACAATACTTTCCGCCCCACTGAATCTTTGACTCGTGAGCAACTTGTCTCGATGGCGATTGAAAGTCTCAAAGTCGTTCCCAACAGCAATATTCAAGTAGCGAGTCAAGGCAGTTCTTTCCCTGATGTAGCATCAAATCGTTGGAGTGCAGGAAAAATTGCTTGGGCACAGCAAAACAATATTGTCAGTGGCTATAAAGATGGCACTTTCCGTCCCACTCAACAAGTTACTCGTGCTGAATTAATGGCGATTCTCCGTCGTACTGCGGAATATGCCAACCAACTCCAAGGCAAAGGTGCGACCCTCGCAGCAACATCTACAGCATTCTCCTTCGTTGACCTTGATGGGCACTGGGCAAATGACCTCACCACTCAAATGTCCACTTACTGTAATGCAGCAACGCCTTATCAAGAGTCTGGCGATCGCTTCTTGCCTGACACTGCTTCTCAGCGTAACTACGCAGCAGCAGCAACTTTGAGAACAATCCGTTGCGCAACTAACTAA
- the ftsH gene encoding ATP-dependent zinc metalloprotease FtsH codes for MKSPFSSIFKRNQSSSSKQFKFQAGLLGLLLGQALVFGAPAIAQNTEEEQGLTYGELLEKVERDRVEKFVLDPETNKATVTLVGQSEEEAETLQLLSNNKELLDALKENNVDFEVVPSQDNSVAIALFTNLLLIFVLIGGLVMIIRRSANAQNNAMNFGRSKARFQMEADTGVMFDDVAGIEEAKEELAEVVTFLKEPNKFTAIGATIPRGMLLIGPPGTGKTLLAKAIAGEAGVPFFSISGSEFVEMFVGVGASRVRDLFRKAQENAPCLVFIDEIDAVGRQRGAGIGGGNDEREQTLNQLLTEMDGFETNSGVIVIAATNRPDVLDRALLRPGRFDRQVTVDYPDHIGRLAILDVHSQDKKVAEEVDLKVIARRTPGFTGADLANLLNEAAILTARRRKEAITMAEINEAIDRVLAGMEGLPIADSKNKRLLAYHEVGHALVATLNPHHDPLQKVTLIRRGTAVGAAWYLPGEEMGLDTRQKILADIESALAGRAAEIIVFGEDEVTRGAEGDIRKVTALARRMVTKYGMSQLGQFALEKDGGEVFLQNNWQNSPPEYSEQIASAIDEEVRQIAFDGLERAKQIIQENRTLMDRLVDLLIEKETMEGEEFRRIVAEATKSDIVLEKQAIAS; via the coding sequence ATGAAGAGCCCGTTTTCCTCTATCTTTAAGCGAAACCAGTCCTCCAGCTCCAAGCAGTTCAAGTTTCAGGCTGGCTTGTTGGGACTACTTCTAGGGCAAGCTCTAGTTTTCGGCGCACCGGCGATCGCCCAAAATACAGAGGAAGAGCAGGGATTGACCTATGGCGAGCTACTAGAGAAAGTCGAGCGAGACAGGGTCGAAAAATTTGTCCTCGATCCAGAGACGAATAAGGCAACGGTAACGCTAGTTGGTCAGAGCGAGGAAGAAGCTGAAACACTCCAGCTCCTGAGCAACAACAAAGAATTATTGGACGCTCTCAAAGAAAACAACGTTGATTTTGAGGTGGTGCCCTCTCAGGACAACTCCGTGGCGATCGCCCTCTTCACAAACCTTCTACTCATTTTCGTGTTGATTGGTGGCTTAGTGATGATTATCCGTCGCTCTGCCAATGCTCAGAATAACGCCATGAATTTCGGGCGATCGAAGGCGAGATTTCAGATGGAAGCTGATACAGGTGTGATGTTCGATGATGTAGCAGGTATCGAGGAAGCCAAAGAAGAATTGGCAGAGGTGGTCACATTCCTCAAAGAACCCAATAAATTTACAGCGATTGGTGCCACGATTCCCCGGGGAATGCTTCTCATTGGCCCTCCCGGTACAGGTAAAACGCTCCTCGCTAAGGCGATCGCTGGAGAAGCAGGTGTGCCATTTTTTAGTATTTCTGGTTCCGAATTTGTCGAAATGTTTGTCGGCGTTGGTGCATCGCGAGTCCGAGATTTATTCCGCAAAGCCCAAGAAAATGCCCCTTGTCTCGTCTTTATCGATGAAATTGATGCAGTGGGTCGTCAACGCGGTGCAGGCATCGGCGGTGGTAACGATGAGCGAGAACAGACCCTTAACCAGCTCCTAACGGAAATGGACGGCTTTGAAACCAACTCTGGCGTCATTGTCATCGCCGCCACAAACCGCCCTGATGTCCTTGATAGAGCCTTATTGCGTCCGGGGCGCTTTGACCGTCAAGTCACTGTTGATTATCCCGATCATATCGGTCGTCTCGCTATCTTGGATGTACATTCCCAAGATAAGAAAGTCGCAGAAGAAGTTGACCTCAAAGTTATTGCCCGCCGTACTCCTGGCTTCACGGGTGCAGACCTTGCCAATCTACTCAATGAAGCAGCTATTCTCACCGCTCGCCGTCGCAAAGAAGCAATCACCATGGCAGAAATTAATGAGGCGATCGACCGGGTATTGGCAGGGATGGAAGGCTTACCAATTGCAGATAGTAAAAATAAACGCTTGTTGGCTTACCACGAAGTTGGTCATGCTCTTGTTGCGACTCTTAATCCTCACCATGATCCCCTCCAGAAAGTAACCTTGATTCGACGAGGAACAGCGGTGGGGGCTGCTTGGTATTTACCAGGTGAAGAAATGGGCTTAGATACGCGTCAGAAAATTTTGGCGGATATCGAAAGTGCATTGGCTGGTCGTGCAGCAGAAATCATTGTATTTGGCGAAGATGAGGTTACTCGTGGTGCAGAAGGCGATATTCGGAAAGTAACAGCTTTGGCCCGCCGAATGGTTACGAAATACGGTATGTCTCAGTTGGGCCAATTCGCCCTCGAGAAAGATGGTGGTGAAGTCTTTTTACAAAATAATTGGCAAAACTCACCGCCAGAATATTCTGAGCAGATTGCTAGCGCCATTGACGAGGAAGTACGTCAAATTGCATTTGATGGTCTAGAGCGTGCCAAACAGATCATCCAAGAAAACCGTACTTTGATGGATCGCTTGGTGGATTTGCTGATCGAGAAGGAAACGATGGAGGGTGAGGAATTTCGTCGGATTGTCGCTGAGGCAACAAAGTCTGACATTGTGCTCGAAAAACAGGCGATCGCCTCCTAG
- a CDS encoding TIGR01777 family oxidoreductase — protein sequence MKVAISGATGLVGQRLVDRLHKSHDVVVFTRSEAKAQKVFPASRYPNLKIVAYTPKTSGAWQDNISGCDAVVNLAGAPIAEQRWTASYKQEILSSRQVGTEKIVEAIAKATDKPKTLINASAIGYYGTSETATFDETSSLGNDFLAEVCQKWEAAAEKARESGTRTVILRSGIVLAKEGGALTKMLLAFNTFVGGPLGTGQQWVSWIHRDDLVSLIETALQSDAWQGIYNATAPNPVTMQQLSEALGSVINRPSWLPVPGFVLELLLSDGAKVVLEGQKVLPSRTQTAGFKFGFSTVKEALQDLL from the coding sequence ATGAAAGTTGCTATCTCTGGAGCCACTGGTTTAGTTGGTCAACGTCTTGTTGATCGTCTCCACAAATCTCATGATGTCGTTGTTTTTACCCGCAGTGAAGCGAAAGCTCAAAAGGTTTTTCCTGCATCACGCTACCCAAATCTCAAAATTGTGGCGTACACTCCCAAGACTTCTGGGGCATGGCAAGACAATATTTCTGGGTGTGATGCTGTGGTGAATTTGGCAGGAGCACCCATCGCTGAGCAGCGGTGGACGGCAAGTTATAAGCAAGAAATTCTATCTAGTCGTCAAGTGGGTACTGAAAAAATTGTTGAGGCGATCGCCAAAGCAACAGACAAGCCAAAAACCCTCATTAATGCCTCTGCAATTGGCTATTACGGGACAAGTGAAACAGCAACTTTTGATGAAACTAGTTCCCTTGGCAATGATTTCCTCGCTGAAGTTTGCCAGAAATGGGAAGCAGCTGCGGAGAAAGCTCGTGAATCTGGTACTCGTACCGTGATTCTACGTTCTGGAATTGTACTCGCTAAAGAAGGTGGAGCCCTCACAAAAATGCTCTTGGCCTTTAATACGTTTGTTGGTGGCCCTCTTGGCACAGGCCAGCAATGGGTTTCTTGGATTCATCGTGATGATCTTGTCAGCCTTATTGAAACAGCGCTCCAGTCAGATGCTTGGCAGGGAATCTATAATGCCACCGCACCTAATCCCGTGACCATGCAACAACTCTCCGAAGCACTCGGATCAGTAATTAATCGCCCTTCTTGGCTACCTGTTCCCGGTTTTGTTCTTGAGCTTTTACTCAGTGATGGCGCAAAGGTTGTTTTAGAAGGACAAAAAGTTCTCCCAAGTCGCACTCAAACAGCAGGCTTTAAGTTTGGATTCTCCACGGTAAAAGAGGCGCTTCAAGATCTACTGTAA
- a CDS encoding response regulator: MVAHKILVIDDSKVIRMRVKDMLPDGNFEVIEAKNGLEGFNLINTEQPNLIMLDFLLPKMSGWEVYQEIQKRPDLKVIPLVLMSGRKEEVTEKLTEPFELFSFIEKPFDQKQLIDAIKDAMAKARKHPKVVSAPSADAAAEPSGGGVASADVQALQKRVESLENEIETLKKQMGQLVSFIKQKLK; this comes from the coding sequence ATTGTGGCCCACAAAATCCTAGTAATCGACGATAGCAAGGTTATCCGCATGCGGGTAAAAGATATGCTGCCTGACGGTAATTTTGAAGTGATCGAGGCGAAAAACGGCCTTGAAGGCTTTAACTTGATTAATACCGAGCAGCCAAATTTGATTATGTTGGATTTTCTCCTTCCGAAAATGAGCGGTTGGGAAGTCTACCAAGAAATTCAAAAGCGCCCTGATCTAAAGGTCATCCCACTAGTTTTGATGTCTGGACGTAAGGAAGAAGTCACTGAAAAGCTGACTGAACCTTTTGAGCTGTTTTCTTTTATTGAAAAGCCGTTTGATCAGAAACAGCTGATCGATGCGATTAAGGATGCTATGGCGAAAGCCCGTAAACATCCCAAGGTTGTATCTGCACCATCAGCAGATGCTGCGGCTGAACCTTCTGGTGGTGGCGTCGCTTCTGCTGATGTTCAAGCTTTGCAAAAACGGGTTGAAAGTCTTGAGAATGAGATCGAAACGCTGAAGAAGCAGATGGGTCAGCTTGTGAGTTTCATTAAGCAAAAGCTTAAGTAA
- the yidD gene encoding membrane protein insertion efficiency factor YidD, whose translation MKKIALGLIHGYRVLISPLFPASCRFQPTCSQYALDAVEEYGVLRGSWLAIKRILRCHPFAEGGYDPVPHRCDHQSPD comes from the coding sequence ATGAAAAAAATTGCACTAGGTCTCATTCACGGTTACCGCGTTCTTATTTCGCCGCTCTTTCCGGCGAGCTGTCGATTCCAACCGACTTGCTCTCAATATGCCCTAGATGCCGTCGAGGAATATGGTGTGCTGCGAGGGAGTTGGCTAGCCATCAAGAGAATTTTGCGATGTCATCCCTTTGCAGAGGGTGGTTATGATCCGGTGCCTCACCGCTGCGATCATCAGTCTCCCGATTAA
- a CDS encoding alpha/beta fold hydrolase yields the protein MTVTATAPMTDNTWQWQGFDINYRCYGTEGPPVVMIHGFGASVGHWRKNLPVLGQQYRCYAIDLLGFGKSAKPTPHIEADYTFDTWAAQIQAFCEEVIGEPAFLVANSIGCVVAMQTAVSYPEWVKGIVSLNFSLRLFHEKNLAKSPIYQKWGVPIFQKVLTGTPLGKLFFKQIAQPKAIRNVLSQAYNDTSAITDELIDILLTPAKDKGAVDVFLAFISYSQGALPDELLPLLPCPAVVMWGTEDPWEPIALGQKMVAQYSDIEFIPLEGVGHCPQDEAPELVNAQVMQWLAAQEA from the coding sequence ATGACCGTAACTGCGACAGCCCCGATGACCGATAACACATGGCAATGGCAGGGCTTTGACATCAACTACCGCTGCTATGGCACAGAAGGACCCCCTGTTGTGATGATCCATGGCTTTGGCGCATCGGTGGGACATTGGCGAAAAAATCTACCTGTCCTTGGCCAGCAATACCGTTGTTATGCCATTGATTTACTTGGATTCGGCAAATCAGCAAAGCCCACTCCACACATTGAAGCAGACTACACTTTTGATACTTGGGCAGCTCAAATTCAAGCATTTTGTGAAGAGGTGATCGGCGAACCGGCTTTTTTAGTCGCCAACTCCATCGGCTGTGTGGTCGCGATGCAAACCGCCGTTAGTTATCCAGAATGGGTAAAAGGAATTGTCTCATTAAATTTTTCCCTAAGACTTTTCCACGAAAAAAACCTTGCAAAATCACCCATTTATCAAAAATGGGGAGTACCAATTTTCCAAAAAGTTTTAACGGGCACACCTCTCGGTAAATTATTTTTCAAACAAATTGCCCAACCCAAAGCAATCCGCAATGTCCTCTCCCAGGCTTACAACGACACCTCTGCAATCACTGATGAATTAATCGATATTCTGCTCACTCCTGCAAAAGACAAGGGTGCTGTGGATGTTTTTCTCGCATTTATTAGTTATTCACAGGGAGCATTACCAGACGAGCTCTTACCTTTGTTACCCTGTCCGGCAGTAGTAATGTGGGGCACAGAAGATCCTTGGGAACCAATCGCCCTAGGGCAAAAAATGGTGGCACAGTATTCCGACATCGAGTTTATTCCTCTTGAAGGGGTTGGTCATTGCCCACAGGATGAAGCACCAGAATTAGTCAATGCTCAAGTCATGCAGTGGCTCGCAGCTCAAGAAGCATAA